A single window of Rhipicephalus microplus isolate Deutch F79 chromosome 5, USDA_Rmic, whole genome shotgun sequence DNA harbors:
- the LOC119174899 gene encoding potassium voltage-gated channel protein Shaw-like isoform X1, with translation MYHHASNSRGTLDVENRVVLNVGGIRFETYKTTLKKIPATRLSRLTEALANYDPVLNEYFFDRHPGVFAQILNYYRTGKLHYPTNVCGPLFEEELEFWGLDANQVEPCCWMTYTVYRDTQATLAILDTLDIENEKPSDEELARKFGVEEDYYAGKLSCWQRLKPRIWLLFDEPYSSLAAKVMAVISVFFICVSILSFCLKTHPNMRVPVIVNRTVTQRNTTAWVLDKVKTDAHDAFFYVESVCNAWFTFEITIRFVVSPRKLDFVRAPINIIDFIATMSFYSDMLLQHLAADLENADILDFFSIIRILRLFKLTRHSRGLKILIHTFKASAKELFLLVFFLVLGIVIFASLVYYAERLQANPRNDFTSIPEGLWWAIVTMTTVGYGDMAPRTYVGMLVGALCALAGVLTIGLPVPVIVSNFTMFYSHTQAREKLPKQRRRFVGEPPGAGTTATASAPPVPQARRMNAIKHHQHSREFAANKPGIYNGVSTPDQAPSMQAILT, from the exons ATGTACCACCACGCGAGCAACAGTCGCGGCACCTTGGATGTGGAAAACCGCGTCGTCCTGAACGTGGGCGGCATACGCTTCGAGACGTACAAGACGACCCTCAAGAAGATACCCGCAACACGCCTCTCCCGGCTCACCGAGGCCCTGGCCAACTACGACCCGGTGCTGAACGAGTACTTCTTCGACCGACACCCGGGCGTCTTCGCGCAGATACTCAACTACTACCGTACCGGCAAGCTGCACTACCCGACCAACGTGTGCGGACCGCTGTTCGAAGAGGAGCTCGAGTTCTGGGGCCTGGATGCCAATCAG GTCGAACCTTGCTGCTGGATGACGTACACGGTGTACAGAGACACGCAGGCCACCCTGGCCATCCTGGACACGCTCGACATTGAGAACGAGAAGCCCAGCGATGAGGAGCTTGCTCGCAAGTTCGGCGTGGAGGAGGACTACTACGCGGGCAAGCTCTCATGCTGGCAGCGGCTCAAGCCACGCATCTGGCTGCTATTCGACGAGCCTTACTCCTCTCTGGCCGCCAAGGTCATGGCCGTCATATCCGTCTTCTTCATCTGCGTCTCTATCCTGTCCTTCTGCCTCAAGACGCACCCAAACATGCGGGTGCCCGTCATCGTCAACCGGACCGTCACGCAGCGCAACACGACCGCCTGGGTCCTGGACAAGGTCAAGACGGACGCCCACGACGCCTTCTTCTACGTCGAGAGTGTGTGCAACGCCTGGTTCACCTTCGAGATCACCATCCGGTTCGTGGTGAGCCCGAGAAAGCTCGACTTTGTGCGTGCCCCCATAAACATCATTGACTTCATCGCGACCATGTCCTTCTACTCGGACATGTTGCTCCAGCACCTCGCGGCGGACCTGGAGAACGCCGACATTCTGGACTTCTTTTCCATCATCCGAATTCTGAGGCTGTTCAAGTTGACGCGCCACTCGCGCGGGCTCAAGATCCTCATACACACCTTCAAAGCCTCGGCCAAGGAACTCTTCCTGCTGGTCTTCTTTCTCGTGCTGGGCATCGTGATATTCGCCAGCCTCGTGTACTACGCCGAGAGGCTGCAGGCGAACCCTCGTAACGACTTCACCAGCATCCCCGAGGGCCTGTGGTGGGCCATCGTGACGATGACCACAGTGGGCTACGGAGACATGGCACCCAGAACTTACGTGGGCATGCTCGTCGGTGCCTTGTGCGCGCTCGCGGGCGTGCTGACGATCGGGTTACCCGTGCCGGTGATCGTGTCCAACTTCACCATGTTCTACTCGCACACGCAAGCACGCGAGAAGCTGCCCAAACAGCGACGCCGCTTTGTGGGCGAGCCGCCCGGCGCGGGCACCACGGCGACGGCATCAGCGCCCCCTGTGCCGCAAGCGCGGCGCATGAACGCCATCAAGCACCACCAGCACAGCAGGGAATTTGCCGCCAACAAGCCAG
- the LOC119174899 gene encoding potassium voltage-gated channel protein Shaw-like isoform X2: MYHHASNSRGTLDVENRVVLNVGGIRFETYKTTLKKIPATRLSRLTEALANYDPVLNEYFFDRHPGVFAQILNYYRTGKLHYPTNVCGPLFEEELEFWGLDANQVEPCCWMTYTVYRDTQATLAILDTLDIENEKPSDEELARKFGVEEDYYAGKLSCWQRLKPRIWLLFDEPYSSLAAKVMAVISVFFICVSILSFCLKTHPNMRVPVIVNRTVTQRNTTAWVLDKVKTDAHDAFFYVESVCNAWFTFEITIRFVVSPRKLDFVRAPINIIDFIATMSFYSDMLLQHLAADLENADILDFFSIIRILRLFKLTRHSRGLKILIHTFKASAKELFLLVFFLVLGIVIFASLVYYAERLQANPRNDFTSIPEGLWWAIVTMTTVGYGDMAPRTYVGMLVGALCALAGVLTIGLPVPVIVSNFTMFYSHTQAREKLPKQRRRFVGEPPGAGTTATASAPPVPQARRMNAIKHHQHSREFAANKPGT, encoded by the exons ATGTACCACCACGCGAGCAACAGTCGCGGCACCTTGGATGTGGAAAACCGCGTCGTCCTGAACGTGGGCGGCATACGCTTCGAGACGTACAAGACGACCCTCAAGAAGATACCCGCAACACGCCTCTCCCGGCTCACCGAGGCCCTGGCCAACTACGACCCGGTGCTGAACGAGTACTTCTTCGACCGACACCCGGGCGTCTTCGCGCAGATACTCAACTACTACCGTACCGGCAAGCTGCACTACCCGACCAACGTGTGCGGACCGCTGTTCGAAGAGGAGCTCGAGTTCTGGGGCCTGGATGCCAATCAG GTCGAACCTTGCTGCTGGATGACGTACACGGTGTACAGAGACACGCAGGCCACCCTGGCCATCCTGGACACGCTCGACATTGAGAACGAGAAGCCCAGCGATGAGGAGCTTGCTCGCAAGTTCGGCGTGGAGGAGGACTACTACGCGGGCAAGCTCTCATGCTGGCAGCGGCTCAAGCCACGCATCTGGCTGCTATTCGACGAGCCTTACTCCTCTCTGGCCGCCAAGGTCATGGCCGTCATATCCGTCTTCTTCATCTGCGTCTCTATCCTGTCCTTCTGCCTCAAGACGCACCCAAACATGCGGGTGCCCGTCATCGTCAACCGGACCGTCACGCAGCGCAACACGACCGCCTGGGTCCTGGACAAGGTCAAGACGGACGCCCACGACGCCTTCTTCTACGTCGAGAGTGTGTGCAACGCCTGGTTCACCTTCGAGATCACCATCCGGTTCGTGGTGAGCCCGAGAAAGCTCGACTTTGTGCGTGCCCCCATAAACATCATTGACTTCATCGCGACCATGTCCTTCTACTCGGACATGTTGCTCCAGCACCTCGCGGCGGACCTGGAGAACGCCGACATTCTGGACTTCTTTTCCATCATCCGAATTCTGAGGCTGTTCAAGTTGACGCGCCACTCGCGCGGGCTCAAGATCCTCATACACACCTTCAAAGCCTCGGCCAAGGAACTCTTCCTGCTGGTCTTCTTTCTCGTGCTGGGCATCGTGATATTCGCCAGCCTCGTGTACTACGCCGAGAGGCTGCAGGCGAACCCTCGTAACGACTTCACCAGCATCCCCGAGGGCCTGTGGTGGGCCATCGTGACGATGACCACAGTGGGCTACGGAGACATGGCACCCAGAACTTACGTGGGCATGCTCGTCGGTGCCTTGTGCGCGCTCGCGGGCGTGCTGACGATCGGGTTACCCGTGCCGGTGATCGTGTCCAACTTCACCATGTTCTACTCGCACACGCAAGCACGCGAGAAGCTGCCCAAACAGCGACGCCGCTTTGTGGGCGAGCCGCCCGGCGCGGGCACCACGGCGACGGCATCAGCGCCCCCTGTGCCGCAAGCGCGGCGCATGAACGCCATCAAGCACCACCAGCACAGCAGGGAATTTGCCGCCAACAAGCCAGGTACTTGA